A window from Microbacterium profundi encodes these proteins:
- a CDS encoding glycerol-3-phosphate dehydrogenase/oxidase has product MTTGNAGEAPGAGVRASSMLNTRRRMRELETLAEGGEIDLLVIGGGVTGVGVALDAASRGLSVVLAEAHDLAFGTSRWSSKLVHGGLRYLASGDLAVARESAVERHLLMTRIAPHLVRPLPQLLPFVEGVSFRQRTIGSIGFLLGDGLRRIAGTPGAVLPRPHRASAGEAVAMFPAVSRSGLRGGMVAADGQLIDDARLVTAIARTAAAHGATILTRTRVTDVGGDGATLEDALGGGSVRVRARVVVNAAGVWAGQLDTDIRLRPSRGTHIVLDAAALGNPTAALTVPHPGSISRYVFALPTQLGRVIVGLTDVDAPGLIPDVPSPTGDEIDFLLATLSRALERPLSRSDVRGSFAGLRPLVESGADDSTADISRRHRVEVSSNGSVSILGGKLTTYRAMAKDAVDLACRHAGLDDPGCRTDRLPLVGAPGSPVPIADPVASRRSSATLRSRYGAEAAAVLAASGSGGAERVADGIQVIRAEVAFAVRAEGALDADDVLDRRTRIGLVPEDRAAAAGVVSEVVAETLAALRPQ; this is encoded by the coding sequence ATGACCACCGGAAATGCAGGAGAGGCCCCCGGGGCCGGCGTCAGGGCCTCGTCGATGTTGAACACGCGCCGACGGATGCGGGAGCTGGAGACGCTCGCAGAAGGCGGTGAGATCGATCTGCTGGTGATCGGCGGCGGTGTGACCGGCGTCGGAGTGGCACTGGATGCGGCCAGCCGCGGACTCTCCGTCGTGCTCGCCGAGGCGCACGATCTCGCCTTCGGCACGAGTCGCTGGAGCTCGAAGCTCGTCCACGGCGGGCTGCGCTACCTCGCCTCAGGCGACCTGGCGGTTGCCCGGGAGAGCGCGGTCGAGCGCCACCTGCTGATGACGCGCATCGCGCCGCATCTCGTCCGGCCGCTGCCGCAGCTGCTTCCCTTCGTGGAGGGTGTCTCGTTCAGGCAGCGCACGATCGGGAGTATCGGCTTCTTGCTCGGCGACGGGCTGCGCCGCATCGCCGGGACGCCCGGTGCCGTTCTGCCTCGTCCGCATCGAGCGTCGGCGGGGGAGGCCGTCGCCATGTTCCCCGCGGTGAGTCGCAGCGGCCTGCGCGGCGGGATGGTCGCAGCCGACGGCCAGCTGATCGACGACGCACGACTCGTCACGGCGATCGCCCGTACCGCAGCCGCTCACGGTGCGACGATCCTCACCCGGACGCGCGTGACGGATGTCGGCGGAGACGGTGCCACTCTCGAGGACGCGCTCGGCGGCGGCTCGGTGCGCGTGCGCGCCAGGGTCGTCGTGAACGCCGCGGGTGTGTGGGCAGGGCAGCTCGACACCGACATCCGCCTCCGACCCAGCAGGGGAACGCACATCGTCCTCGATGCAGCGGCGCTGGGAAATCCGACCGCCGCGCTCACCGTGCCGCACCCCGGATCGATCAGCCGTTACGTGTTCGCGCTGCCCACCCAGCTCGGACGCGTCATCGTCGGCCTCACCGACGTCGATGCCCCCGGCCTGATTCCGGATGTGCCGTCTCCCACCGGTGACGAGATCGACTTCCTGCTTGCCACGCTGTCGCGGGCGCTCGAGCGTCCGCTGAGCCGCAGCGACGTCCGCGGCTCCTTTGCCGGGCTGCGCCCGCTCGTCGAGTCCGGTGCGGACGATTCGACTGCGGACATCTCCCGTCGCCACCGCGTCGAGGTGTCGTCGAACGGCTCTGTCAGCATCCTCGGCGGCAAGCTGACGACCTACCGCGCCATGGCGAAGGATGCCGTCGACCTCGCCTGCAGGCATGCGGGACTCGACGACCCCGGATGCCGTACCGATCGTCTTCCGCTCGTCGGAGCCCCCGGCTCGCCGGTGCCGATCGCTGACCCTGTCGCCTCGCGTCGTTCGTCGGCCACGCTCCGCTCGCGGTATGGCGCGGAGGCGGCAGCGGTTCTCGCCGCCAGCGGCTCCGGCGGCGCCGAACGCGTGGCTGACGGTATCCAGGTCATCCGTGCGGAGGTGGCCTTCGCTGTGCGCGCGGAAGGGGCGCTCGACGCAGACGATGTCCTCGACCGCCGCACCCGTATCGGACTCGTCCCGGAGGACCGGGCGGCCGCCGCCGGCGTCGTATCCGAAGTCGTCGCCGAGACGCTGGCAGCTCTGCGACCTCAGTAG
- the ftsR gene encoding transcriptional regulator FtsR, translating into MVALHARDRSASAGLLSIGQVLARLTPEFPDLSSSKLRFLEVQGIVSPSRTESGYRKFSQADIDRLRLGLTLQRDHYLPLSVIREQLDEAEASGDAATAFTPPPSITPAPRRYRRDELLSAAGAGPQILNDAISTGIIVAAENYPEATVTLLRSLVALDRHGIEPRHLRTLRQSAEREVSLIESAMSALLRRTDATSRGKAREMAPELATKIDEVRSLFVKEALTRVLS; encoded by the coding sequence ATGGTGGCACTTCACGCCCGCGATCGCTCTGCGTCCGCGGGTCTTCTGAGTATCGGTCAGGTACTCGCCCGCCTCACGCCCGAGTTCCCCGATCTCTCCTCCAGCAAGCTGCGCTTCCTCGAGGTGCAGGGCATCGTCAGCCCGTCGCGCACAGAGTCGGGCTATCGCAAGTTCTCGCAGGCGGACATCGATCGACTCCGGCTCGGACTCACACTGCAGCGCGACCACTACCTGCCGTTGAGCGTGATCCGCGAGCAGCTGGATGAGGCAGAGGCAAGCGGCGACGCGGCGACGGCGTTCACGCCGCCGCCGTCCATCACCCCTGCGCCCCGGCGCTACCGACGCGATGAGTTGCTCTCGGCAGCCGGCGCAGGACCTCAGATCCTGAACGACGCCATCAGCACCGGCATTATCGTGGCGGCGGAGAACTACCCGGAGGCGACGGTCACCCTGCTGCGCAGTCTCGTCGCGCTCGACCGCCACGGAATCGAACCGCGGCACCTGCGCACCCTGCGCCAGAGCGCGGAGCGCGAGGTCTCGCTGATCGAATCCGCGATGTCGGCACTCCTTCGGCGAACGGATGCCACCTCCCGCGGAAAAGCGCGTGAGATGGCTCCGGAACTGGCCACGAAGATCGACGAAGTGCGTTCGCTCTTCGTCAAGGAAGCGCTCACCCGAGTGCTTTCGTAA
- the lpdA gene encoding dihydrolipoyl dehydrogenase, giving the protein MPHFDVVILGAGPGGYVAAVRSAQLGLKTAIIEEKYWGGICLNVGCIPSKALLKNAELAHTLNHKAEFFGISGEFTIDFGKAFDRSREVANGRVKGIHFLMKKNKVTEYDGRGTFTGPKAISVAKADGDVEEVTFDNVIIATGSKVRLLPGVELSENVVTFEEQILTRELPESIVIVGAGAIGMEFAYVLTNYGVKVTIIEFLDRALPNEDADVSKEITKQYKNYGVDILTSTKVEKVVDNGSSVTVTYTGKDGQQASIEAAKVLMSVGFAPNVEGFGLEATGVKLTERGAIDIDDHMKTNVDGIYAIGDVTMKLQLAHVAEAQGVVAAETIGGAETQTLGDYRMMPRATFCSPQVASFGLTEQQAKDEGREIKVSTFPFMANGKAHGLGEPVGFVKLIADAEHLELIGAHMIGPDVSELLPELTLAQKWDLTALELARNVHTHPTLSEALQEGFHGLAGHMINF; this is encoded by the coding sequence ATGCCACATTTCGACGTCGTCATCCTCGGCGCGGGCCCCGGCGGGTATGTCGCCGCAGTCCGCAGCGCACAGCTCGGTCTGAAGACCGCGATCATCGAAGAGAAGTACTGGGGTGGGATCTGCCTGAACGTCGGCTGCATCCCTTCCAAGGCGCTTCTGAAGAATGCAGAACTCGCCCACACCCTGAACCACAAGGCCGAATTCTTCGGCATCTCCGGTGAGTTCACGATCGACTTCGGCAAGGCGTTCGATCGCTCGCGCGAGGTCGCCAACGGCCGGGTCAAGGGCATCCACTTCCTGATGAAGAAGAACAAGGTGACCGAGTACGACGGTCGCGGAACCTTCACCGGCCCGAAGGCTATTTCGGTCGCCAAGGCCGACGGTGACGTCGAAGAGGTCACGTTCGACAACGTCATCATCGCTACGGGTTCCAAGGTCCGTCTGCTGCCTGGTGTCGAGCTCAGCGAGAACGTCGTCACCTTCGAGGAGCAGATCCTCACCCGCGAGCTTCCAGAGTCGATCGTCATCGTCGGCGCCGGTGCCATCGGCATGGAGTTCGCATACGTCCTGACGAACTACGGCGTCAAGGTCACGATCATCGAGTTCCTCGACCGCGCCCTCCCCAATGAGGATGCCGACGTGTCGAAGGAGATCACGAAGCAGTACAAGAACTACGGCGTCGACATCCTCACCTCCACCAAGGTCGAGAAGGTCGTCGACAACGGCTCGTCCGTCACGGTCACCTACACGGGCAAGGACGGCCAGCAGGCATCGATCGAGGCCGCCAAGGTGCTGATGTCGGTCGGCTTCGCGCCGAACGTCGAGGGCTTCGGACTCGAGGCGACCGGCGTGAAGCTCACCGAGCGCGGCGCGATCGACATCGATGACCACATGAAGACGAACGTCGACGGCATCTACGCCATCGGCGACGTCACGATGAAGCTGCAGCTCGCGCACGTCGCCGAGGCGCAGGGCGTCGTCGCAGCCGAGACCATCGGCGGAGCCGAGACGCAGACGCTGGGCGATTACCGCATGATGCCGCGCGCGACGTTCTGCTCGCCGCAGGTCGCCTCGTTCGGCCTCACCGAGCAGCAGGCCAAGGACGAGGGCCGCGAGATCAAGGTCTCGACGTTCCCCTTCATGGCGAACGGCAAGGCGCACGGTCTCGGCGAGCCGGTCGGCTTCGTCAAGCTGATCGCGGATGCCGAGCACCTCGAGCTCATCGGCGCGCACATGATCGGCCCCGACGTCTCCGAGCTTCTCCCCGAGCTGACGCTCGCGCAGAAGTGGGACCTCACGGCTCTCGAGCTGGCGCGCAACGTGCACACGCACCCGACGCTGTCGGAGGCGCTGCAGGAGGGCTTCCACGGCCTCGCAGGTCACATGATCAACTTTTGA
- a CDS encoding ParA family protein: MHVLSVSSLKGGVGKTTVTLGLASAAFARGVRTLVVDLDPQSDVSTGMDIQVAGRLNIADVLANPKEKVVRQAITSSGWAKVHPGTIDVLIGSPSAINFDGPHPSVRDVWKLEEALASVESDYDLVLVDCAPSLNALTRTAWAASDRVIVVTEPGLFSVAAADRALRAIEEIRRGLSPRLQPLGIVVNRVRPQSIEHQFRIKELRDMFGPLVLSPQLPERTSLQQAQGAAKPLHIWPGDSAQELAADFDLLLDRIIRTGRVPVPETGAAS; encoded by the coding sequence GTGCACGTACTCAGCGTCAGCTCTCTCAAGGGAGGCGTCGGCAAGACGACCGTGACTCTCGGACTGGCCTCAGCGGCCTTCGCCCGAGGCGTCCGGACCCTCGTCGTCGACCTCGACCCGCAATCCGACGTGTCCACCGGCATGGACATCCAGGTCGCCGGCCGGCTCAACATCGCCGACGTCCTGGCGAATCCCAAGGAGAAGGTCGTCCGTCAGGCGATCACCTCCAGCGGTTGGGCGAAGGTGCACCCCGGCACGATCGATGTCCTGATCGGCAGCCCGTCCGCCATCAACTTCGACGGTCCCCACCCGAGCGTGCGCGACGTCTGGAAGCTCGAAGAGGCACTCGCCTCCGTCGAGAGCGACTACGACCTCGTCCTCGTCGACTGCGCGCCTTCGCTGAACGCGCTCACGCGCACAGCCTGGGCCGCCAGCGACCGCGTCATCGTCGTCACCGAACCCGGTCTGTTCTCGGTTGCCGCCGCCGACCGCGCCCTGCGCGCGATCGAGGAGATCCGTCGCGGCCTCTCCCCTCGTCTCCAGCCGCTCGGCATCGTCGTGAACCGCGTGCGCCCTCAGTCGATCGAGCACCAGTTCCGCATCAAGGAGCTGCGTGACATGTTCGGCCCGCTGGTGCTCTCGCCTCAGTTGCCTGAACGCACCTCGCTGCAGCAGGCCCAGGGCGCGGCCAAGCCGCTGCACATCTGGCCTGGGGACTCCGCTCAGGAGCTCGCAGCCGACTTCGACCTGCTGCTGGATCGGATCATCCGCACCGGCCGCGTGCCTGTCCCGGAGACCGGCGCCGCTTCCTGA
- a CDS encoding FHA domain-containing protein has product MTDNNSRSAGDAAIHRDGEQRHDATQTFGHDSDLSFVPFGAELTDVEQAAIGALPAGSALLLVRSGALAGARYLLDTDVTTIGRHPEADIFFDDVTVSRRHAEITRSGSQFEIIDQRSLNGTYVNGERVDRSTLANGYELRVGKFRLNFFASTADLPAAND; this is encoded by the coding sequence GTGACAGACAACAACAGCCGATCGGCAGGCGACGCAGCCATTCACCGCGACGGCGAGCAGAGGCACGACGCCACACAGACATTCGGACACGACTCCGACCTGTCCTTCGTGCCCTTCGGCGCAGAGCTCACCGATGTCGAGCAGGCAGCGATCGGCGCGCTTCCTGCCGGGTCAGCATTGCTGCTGGTCCGCTCTGGCGCGCTGGCAGGTGCTCGCTACCTCCTCGACACCGATGTCACCACGATCGGGCGTCACCCTGAGGCCGACATCTTCTTCGACGATGTCACCGTCTCACGCCGTCACGCGGAGATCACCCGGTCAGGCAGCCAGTTCGAGATCATCGATCAGCGTTCGCTCAACGGCACATACGTCAACGGTGAGCGCGTCGACCGCAGCACGCTCGCGAACGGCTATGAGCTGCGCGTCGGCAAGTTCCGACTGAACTTCTTCGCCTCGACCGCCGACCTCCCGGCGGCGAACGACTGA
- a CDS encoding MerR family transcriptional regulator: protein MNADERAGDPQFVTELLFTDGLPAMDDEVGYRGAVAARAAGITYRQLDYWARTELVEPTVRGASGSGSQRMYGFRDILVLKLVKRLLDTGISLQQIRIAVEQLRAAGIRDLAGTTLMSDGASVYLCTSNDEVIDLVSRGQGVFGIAVGKVLREVESTLVEFDPTAPDPVDELSARRSKRTA, encoded by the coding sequence ATGAATGCGGATGAGCGTGCAGGCGACCCGCAGTTCGTGACGGAACTCCTCTTCACGGACGGTCTGCCCGCGATGGACGACGAGGTCGGCTACCGCGGTGCGGTCGCGGCCCGTGCAGCCGGCATCACCTACCGTCAACTCGACTACTGGGCGCGCACCGAGCTCGTCGAGCCCACCGTTCGCGGCGCCAGCGGCTCCGGCTCGCAGCGCATGTACGGCTTCCGCGACATCCTCGTGCTCAAGCTCGTGAAGCGTCTGCTCGACACCGGCATCTCCTTGCAGCAGATCCGCATCGCGGTCGAGCAGCTGCGTGCCGCCGGCATCCGTGATCTCGCCGGAACCACGCTCATGAGCGACGGCGCATCCGTCTACCTCTGCACGTCGAACGATGAGGTCATCGACCTCGTCAGCCGGGGTCAGGGCGTGTTCGGCATCGCCGTGGGCAAAGTCCTGCGCGAGGTCGAGTCGACGCTCGTCGAGTTCGACCCCACTGCTCCCGACCCCGTCGACGAGCTGTCTGCCCGTCGGTCCAAGCGCACGGCCTGA
- a CDS encoding pyruvate carboxylase, which yields MFQKILVANRGEIAIRAFRAAFEVGARTVAVFPYEDRGSQHRLKADEAYEIGERGHPVRAYLDVDEIIRVALESGADAIYPGYGFLSENPDLAERAAENGIVFIGPPSKVLEMAGNKVEAKHHAIEAGVPVLKSTEASSDVDELLAQADDIGFPLFAKAVAGGGGRGMRRVETKGDLAPALSEAMREAESAFGDARMFLEQAVVRPRHIEVQILADKSGETVHLFERDCSVQRRHQKVVEIAPAPNLDDSIRTALHGYAIAFARSIGYENAGTVEFLLETAGERTGEVVFIEMNPRIQVEHTVTEEVTDVDLVQSQMRIAAGETLAALGLQQGDIRLRGAALQCRITTEDPTQGFRPDTGKITTYRSPGGAGIRLDGGTVHQGAQISPHFDSMLSKLTCRGRDFEAAVGRARRALAEFRIRGVSTNIPFLQALLEDEDFIAGDVSTSFIDERPELLRGRASKDRGTRLLNWLVDVTVNKPNGAHPGVADPVTKLPNIDLNAEPVPGSRQRLLELGPDAFAKSLREQSALAITDTTFRDAHQSLLATRVRTRDLVAAAPYLARLTPELLSVEAWGGATYDVALRFLGEDPWERLDKLRAALPNINIQMLLRGRNTVGYTPYPTAVTEAFVAEAAASGVDIFRIFDALNDASQMRPAIDAVRATGTSIAEVALCYTGDLLNPAEDLYTLDYYLRLAEQIVAAGAHVLAIKDMAGLLRPAAAAKLVTALRERFDLPVHLHTHDTPGGQLATLLAASNAGVDAVDAASAPLSGTTSQPSLSSLVAALVHTDRDSGVDLDAVSDLEPYWEAVRNQYAPFESGLPGPTGRVYHHEIPGGQLSNLRQQAKALGLAEHFELIEDMYAAADRILGRVPKVTPSSKVVGDLALHLAAVRADPADFEANPEKYDIPDSVVGFMAGELGELPGGWPEPFRTKVLAGREVRTGLTEISAEDEKALAGTSQQRRERLNMLLFPAPTREFAQRRELFGDLSVLDTSDYLYGLVQGQEHLVEIDRGVQLYVGLEAIGEADERGMRTVMTTLNGQLRPVFVRDRSIAVDAHEVEKADTSKPGQVAAPFSGVVSLKVDVGDTVRAGEPVASIEAMKMEAAITAPVDGVIDRLAIGVTQQVDAGDLLVVIRPAQ from the coding sequence ATGTTCCAGAAGATTCTTGTGGCAAACCGCGGTGAGATCGCGATCCGCGCGTTCAGAGCTGCGTTCGAGGTGGGGGCACGCACCGTCGCGGTGTTCCCGTATGAGGACCGCGGCTCTCAGCACCGGCTCAAGGCCGATGAGGCCTATGAGATCGGCGAGCGCGGCCATCCAGTGCGTGCGTACCTCGACGTCGACGAGATCATCCGTGTCGCACTCGAGTCGGGTGCTGACGCGATCTACCCCGGATACGGCTTCTTGTCCGAGAACCCTGATCTCGCCGAGCGCGCTGCAGAGAACGGCATCGTCTTCATCGGTCCGCCCTCGAAGGTGCTCGAGATGGCGGGTAACAAGGTCGAGGCGAAGCATCATGCGATCGAGGCCGGCGTTCCGGTTCTGAAGTCCACCGAGGCGTCATCCGACGTCGACGAACTCCTCGCGCAGGCCGACGACATCGGATTCCCGCTGTTCGCCAAAGCCGTCGCGGGCGGCGGCGGCCGCGGCATGCGCCGCGTCGAGACCAAGGGAGACCTCGCCCCTGCGCTGTCAGAGGCCATGCGCGAAGCAGAGAGCGCCTTCGGCGACGCCAGGATGTTCCTCGAGCAGGCCGTCGTCCGGCCTCGCCACATCGAGGTGCAGATCCTCGCCGACAAGAGCGGCGAGACGGTGCACCTGTTCGAGCGGGACTGCTCCGTGCAGCGCCGTCATCAGAAGGTCGTCGAGATCGCCCCTGCGCCGAACCTGGATGACAGCATCCGCACCGCTCTGCACGGCTACGCGATCGCGTTCGCCCGATCGATCGGCTACGAGAACGCCGGCACAGTGGAGTTCCTGCTCGAGACGGCGGGGGAGCGCACCGGCGAGGTCGTCTTCATCGAGATGAACCCGCGCATCCAGGTGGAGCACACGGTGACCGAAGAGGTCACCGATGTCGACCTCGTGCAGTCGCAGATGCGCATCGCCGCCGGTGAGACGCTCGCCGCGCTCGGCCTACAGCAGGGCGACATCCGCCTGCGCGGCGCAGCACTGCAGTGCCGCATCACGACGGAGGACCCCACGCAGGGCTTCCGTCCAGACACGGGCAAGATCACGACCTACCGCTCCCCGGGCGGTGCCGGCATCCGCCTCGACGGCGGCACGGTGCACCAGGGCGCGCAGATCAGCCCTCACTTCGATTCGATGCTCTCCAAGCTCACCTGCCGTGGCCGTGACTTCGAAGCCGCTGTCGGTCGCGCACGCCGTGCGCTGGCGGAGTTCCGCATCCGAGGCGTCTCCACGAACATCCCCTTCCTGCAGGCGCTGCTCGAGGACGAGGACTTCATCGCCGGCGATGTCAGCACGTCGTTCATCGACGAGCGTCCTGAGCTGCTGCGCGGTCGCGCATCGAAGGACCGCGGCACGAGGCTGCTGAACTGGCTCGTCGATGTCACGGTCAACAAGCCGAACGGCGCCCACCCCGGCGTGGCGGACCCCGTGACGAAGCTGCCGAACATCGACCTCAACGCCGAGCCGGTTCCCGGATCTCGCCAGCGCCTGCTCGAGCTCGGACCGGACGCCTTCGCGAAGAGTCTGCGCGAGCAGAGCGCACTCGCGATCACCGACACGACGTTCCGGGATGCGCATCAGTCGCTGCTCGCCACCCGCGTGCGCACACGCGATCTCGTCGCCGCAGCCCCGTACCTTGCGCGGCTCACGCCCGAGCTGCTGTCGGTCGAGGCCTGGGGAGGCGCGACGTATGACGTCGCGCTCCGCTTCCTCGGCGAAGATCCCTGGGAGCGGCTCGACAAGCTGCGGGCGGCTCTGCCGAACATCAACATCCAGATGCTGCTGCGCGGGCGCAACACCGTCGGATACACACCCTACCCGACGGCGGTCACCGAGGCGTTCGTCGCCGAGGCCGCCGCGAGCGGTGTCGACATCTTCCGCATCTTCGACGCACTCAACGACGCCTCCCAGATGCGGCCGGCCATCGATGCCGTGCGCGCCACCGGTACCTCGATCGCCGAGGTCGCGCTGTGCTACACCGGGGATCTGCTGAACCCGGCCGAAGATCTGTACACGCTGGATTACTACCTCCGCCTCGCCGAGCAGATCGTGGCTGCCGGGGCGCATGTGCTCGCCATCAAGGACATGGCAGGACTGCTGCGTCCCGCTGCCGCGGCGAAGCTCGTCACGGCGCTGCGCGAGCGCTTCGATCTGCCGGTGCACCTGCACACCCATGACACCCCCGGCGGACAGCTCGCGACGCTTCTCGCAGCCAGCAACGCCGGCGTCGACGCGGTGGATGCGGCATCCGCCCCGCTGTCCGGTACGACGAGCCAGCCGTCGCTGTCATCGCTCGTCGCGGCGCTGGTGCACACCGACCGCGACAGCGGCGTCGATCTGGATGCCGTCTCCGATCTCGAGCCCTACTGGGAGGCGGTGCGCAACCAGTACGCGCCGTTCGAGTCGGGCCTGCCCGGCCCCACCGGTCGCGTGTACCACCACGAGATCCCGGGCGGTCAGCTGTCGAACCTGCGCCAGCAGGCCAAGGCACTGGGTCTCGCTGAGCACTTCGAGCTCATCGAGGACATGTACGCCGCGGCCGACCGCATCCTCGGACGCGTTCCCAAGGTGACGCCCTCGTCGAAGGTCGTCGGCGACCTCGCGCTGCATCTCGCGGCGGTGCGCGCCGATCCTGCGGACTTCGAGGCGAACCCGGAGAAGTACGACATCCCGGACTCGGTGGTCGGCTTCATGGCCGGAGAGCTGGGCGAACTGCCCGGCGGATGGCCCGAGCCGTTCCGCACGAAGGTGCTCGCCGGGCGTGAGGTTCGCACGGGTCTCACGGAGATCTCCGCCGAGGACGAGAAGGCACTGGCCGGTACCAGCCAGCAGCGGCGCGAGCGGCTGAACATGCTGCTGTTCCCGGCGCCGACCCGCGAGTTCGCGCAACGGCGTGAACTCTTCGGAGATCTGTCGGTGCTCGACACCAGCGATTACCTGTACGGGCTGGTGCAGGGGCAGGAGCACCTCGTCGAGATCGACCGCGGCGTGCAGTTGTACGTCGGTCTCGAAGCCATCGGCGAAGCCGACGAGCGGGGCATGCGCACCGTCATGACGACCCTGAACGGGCAGTTGCGTCCGGTGTTCGTGCGGGATCGGTCGATCGCGGTCGACGCGCACGAGGTCGAGAAGGCCGACACATCGAAGCCGGGACAGGTGGCGGCGCCGTTCTCCGGCGTGGTCTCGCTCAAAGTCGACGTCGGCGACACCGTGCGCGCCGGTGAGCCGGTGGCATCCATCGAGGCGATGAAGATGGAGGCGGCCATCACCGCACCCGTGGACGGCGTCATCGATCGGCTCGCGATCGGCGTCACTCAGCAGGTGGACGCCGGTGACCTTTTGGTCGTCATACGTCCTGCCCAGTAA